In the Glycine max cultivar Williams 82 chromosome 19, Glycine_max_v4.0, whole genome shotgun sequence genome, TCTCTAACTAATCCTTTCGTCAAAGGATCTGCTAAATTATCATCAGTGTGTACGTGATCCACTCTAACAGCTCTTGTTGAGGGTAATTCTCTAACAGTGTTGTGCTTACAACGTATCTGTCGTTTCTTACCATTGTAATAACggttcttaattttttcaatagCCGCGGTACTATCACAATGGATCAACACAGCTGGTATCGGTCTTTCCCATAAAGGAATCTCTGCAAGTAAGCTTCTTAGCCAACTTGCTTCCTCACTAGCAGTTGCTAGTGCTATCATCTCAGATTCCATAGTGGACTGAGCTAAGATAGTCTGTTTCTTTGACTTCCTAGAAACAGCCCCACCAACTATGCTAAATATATAGCCGCTGGTTGCTTTGGAATCATCTGAAAGAGTGTTCCAATCTGCATCGATGTATCCTTCAAGTACAGCGGGAaaccttttataatgtaatccaagatttatggttcttttaaggTACCTCATTACCCTTTCAATAGCGTGCCAGTGCTCCATACTAGGTCTACTGGTAAACCTGCATAATAATCCCACAACATAGGCTATGTCGGGTCTAGTACAATCAGTGGCATACCTAAGGCTGCCAATGATAATTGCATACTCAGTTTGTCGTATACCTTCACTAGTGTTCTTAAACAGTTTTACACTTGGATCATATGGTGTACTAGCAGGTTTACAGTCAAAgtagtcatatttctttaagatcttCTCAATGTAGTGAGATTAATCCAGATAAATTCCCTCTTTTGACCTAGTAATCTTAATACCAAGGATTACACTTGCTTCTCCgaggtctttcatatcaaagttgttacacaacaatgatttcacattgttcactacatgaatatttgaaccaaatatgagaaggtcatcgacatatacacatatgatagtgcaaatattatttacagatttgtagtaaatgcatttgtcactttcattcaccttaaacccattcgagactattaagttatcaaacttttcatgccactgcttaggtgcttgttttaggccATACAAAGATTTATCTAATTTGCAGACTTTatcttcttgtccatgaatcacaaacccttcaggttgttccatatagatttcctcttccaattcaccatttaaaaaagcagttttaacatccatttggtgtATCACTAGACTATGAATAGCAGCAAGAGATATTAGCACCCGAATAGATGTTATTCTAGTGACTGGTGAAAAGGTGTCGAAGAAATCCACATTCTGTCTTTGCCTAAAACCCTTGGCTACAAGGCGAGCCTTGTATTTATCCACAGTACCATcaggttttagtttctttttcaagatccatttacaaccaattggtttgcaaccaggaggcaagtctactaaatgtcatgtcttgttagattctaaagaatccatctcatcattaatggcttcttgccacaagtcagcatccaaagaagacaaagctTCTTGGAGGTTTGATGGATCCTCCTCTAATGTATAAGCCATATAATCGGACCCATAATCTTTAGCAATTCTTGCTCTCTTACCTCTTCGAGGCTCTATATCTGGTTCTGGTTGTGcaagattttcactactaatagcaGGAAGATAATTGGATGAAGTACCTCCACTATCccttaatttaaaaggaaatttattttcataaaaatcagcATCATTTGACTCTATGATCACTTTTGCGTTTAGGTCATAAAACCTATACGCTTTTCTATTAATAGCATAACCAATGAACACACATTCATAGGCTCTACTTGCAAGTTTAACCCTCTTAGGATCTGGGATCCTTACACAGGCCAAACATCCTCAAGTTCTCAAATAAGACAAATTTGgttgtcttttctttaatatctcatagggagatgtcttgctttttgatttggggATTCTATTTAGCACATAACAAACAGTTAACAAAATTTCGCTCCACCAAAAAGATGTTGCACTAGAACTCAACATAGTAGCTACAACTAATTCTGTAAAAGTTCTGTtctgttctttctttctttcagctttgccggaaatgcatcggctgaaatatgggagggagaaagaaaagttgaggaaatgcttctcaactggggaaagaaaaaaagaagaaataagctctctatatatagggaatgaaacactattcaagtgtttatcctgaacGATGTAGgacttgaagtttttttttttctttttttttcctttcttttttttttcaaactttcatttgtTCTAACATATATGTATAGAAAAAACAAGCTATCTAATTTGTAAGGGACAAGAGTGAACGCCCCCGAGAATGTTATGATATGTCCTGCTATCTGCTTCCTGTGTGGAAGAGGATAATAAGAAAAGGAGAATTCCTGATCTTATGGACATGGTTGCTTCACGACTACAACAGTACACTCTGCATGCTTGGCACAATAATCACTTACACTTCCAATAAGTGCCCTGCAATTAAGGAGGTTATTTTCAATCATatattacttaaattaaaaatgaagggTGCCTGCAGCAAGCGATCCACAAGTTTATTAGTTAGCTACCTCTTAAAAAATCCATAACCATGAGTTCCCAAGACCAAGGTATCAGCCTCAAGTTTCTGAACTGCACTGCATATCACATCCTTGGCATCTCCGCACCCAACTACTCTCTCCTTTTTCATCTGCACAAACTCATTGTCAAGGGGTATAGGAagcaataaattattatatggtcTGAACAATCTTCTCGTGACACATAGAGATTAGTTAGACCACATGATCTCCAACTATGTaacaaaaggataaaattataatacatttgTGGTTTTGAAGTCCTTGCAAATGGCTTCAGCTCTTTCCATTACTGAATTAGCCAAATCCTTGCCGTGTTGTTCCATAGCTAAGATAGCATGACTGGAATACCCTGTAACACATGACATGGAATTAGTGAGACGTGGAAAGAAAAGAAGCCTTAAATAGATGTGATTAACAAATATATTGGGGAGTGGGAAGAAAGCAAAACATGCATGCAACATTGAAGGAGTGAACAGGAGGAGGTGGCTTGACATAGAGGAGCACTAGTTTAACGTTGGGGGTATCGGCAATAAGGTTGGTGATACACCAGGACAGTGCAAACATGCTCTCCTCGCTCTCATCCACACCCACCATTATCTTTCGCTCTTTTCTCTCCATTTTCCTCACCCCTAATTAAGGAACCTGCTATGGGAACAATGGCTCTGGCCTTCAAAAAGATAGAGATCGAACGGGTGTAATTCAGATTTTCATTTAGCCGTGTGGATTTATAGAGGTTTTTGagatttattaactttttatttatttataaaggtgcaaatatttacctcatttctaaataattaatttaagtcaCCAAACTTTTGGTGtagatcatatatatttttattattaaaaataatcaaatttgagATAGGTAGAATTATTGTAAAGAGTTAATATAGTTATATTCAGAACTCAAATTCAAGTTAAATTTGAGAAACTTAAGGTGGTTTATCATTTTAGTAGCATTTtcttaattacatattttattgataagatttaaatttaagaaatttgaattgaatttaaagcatagttttttcacattttttaaacaaataaacaattaaaaccCCGTTCCGGTACGATCTtactttttaatgaaaaaacatATTAGCTTTTCTGCATTTTGGGTATAATGACGTTAATATGCATATAACATTTATGATTCCAACCAGTGGCCGCTCAAATGATACGGACTACTAACTACTTCAAATGCGAAATCATCACCCGACGTTCTTGtattaaaattctgttttataaaattatctgaAAATtttctaactatttttttattgaatagttGTAAAATTTGATAACaccttaccttttttttttttttgagggggaTAACACCTTGCTTATTATagcaaattttaataatttctttacttAATAtctataactaaataaaatatttcacaaGATTCATGTgagaaaaactattttaaaatcatcAATCATTTGTGCTATTTTTTTCTCTGAAGTCTGTTTGtataactaaataattttttttataacataattataagaattaatcgCTTTCCATGGAATCATTACATTTTTAcacacaaaatatattttaaaaaaaattgcttataggtttttataattatattaaggagttttaaataattttatcaaaaaattttacattgttAGTCTCTCCCTAGCTCCTTATGTCTTTTAGGATATTTTTAATACTATGAACAATTACAAACttgtaatttcattaaaatcgCTCTCTTCTTTCTTAAGAACTATTTGAAAATATGTATATGTTTTGATTATCTGGCCTTgagagtaaaacattttcttttaataaattattgagagaaataatatttttaaaacaaaaacgaAACTATAAAGAGAAATGTCTTTTTTAAGATTGTAGAAAATTGAAAGGTAAGAGAGCAAACCTAGTAGCAATAAATATGTGTACAAAGACGGGGCCAAGAATATGTGAACAAAAAACGAAGGGTAGAGAAGCATAAGGTGTGAAGGCAACAgccacataataataatagtttgtATTACAACATGCGGATGAGATTAATCAGGATGACCGTTGTCACTATCATGATCATTAATTATCAtgtcaccttttaaaaaaaattattattaaatttatcatcCTCATTATCTTAACTCCTTAACTGTCTCTATCATTACTGTCATGATTGTCTTAATGCAGTTTAACTAACAATTTACTAATTTGGCCATTCATCTAGTGATTTAGTAGCATGATTGAGTTGATGACATGTTTTAGAGTAATAATGGAATTTTGACTAGTTTTAGAGTAAAATGCTATAATTTTATTCCAAATCAGGCGTGTTCTCTTACTATAgggctttttatttttgtattcaaTACAATAAAGATAAGGCCCTTGGGCGCAGAAGATTCCAGAATGAGTGGTTCAACAGTACACTTGAAATCTAAAAAAAACGGAACAGAAAAAGCAAACCAAGACTGGATCACAGGGGATGAGCTGACACGAGAACAAAGCAAGGAAAACCTGCAAACAGCAATTGGGCTCTTTCTGAAATGCTTTTTAACTTTTCGAAATGGTTATTCCGGAAGGTAAAAAGGGAGTAATTTTACTTGCATTTCCGGATGGACAttccaaaagaaaataagaagagcAGGAAGCAACATGAAAGTGTAGGAAACAATAGAGAAAGGAACACCAACGCAGACTTCGATCCAAGTACCTATTGG is a window encoding:
- the LOC100810564 gene encoding universal stress protein A-like protein, whose translation is MERKERKIMVGVDESEESMFALSWCITNLIADTPNVKLVLLYVKPPPPVHSFNVAWYSSHAILAMEQHGKDLANSVMERAEAICKDFKTTNMKKERVVGCGDAKDVICSAVQKLEADTLVLGTHGYGFFKRALIGSVSDYCAKHAECTVVVVKQPCP